A portion of the Anoplopoma fimbria isolate UVic2021 breed Golden Eagle Sablefish chromosome 15, Afim_UVic_2022, whole genome shotgun sequence genome contains these proteins:
- the ppp2r3c gene encoding serine/threonine-protein phosphatase 2A regulatory subunit B'' subunit gamma, with protein MTAKELQPQWADILKRRLTNTIKDDRSEEEKKAEETELFTKYYTEWKGGGDREQSYQSIPRFYYKLPAEDEVLLQKLREESRAVFLQRKSRELLDNEELQNLWFLLDKHQVPPVSGEEAMISYEAYLQVGEKAGPKCKKFFTARVYSKLLHSDPYGRISIMQFFNYVMRKVWLHQTRIGLSLYDVAGQGHLRESDLENYILELIPTLPQLDGLEKSFYSFYVCTAVRKFFFFLDPLRTGKIKIQDILACSFLDDLLELRDEELSKESQESNWFSAPSALRVYGQYLNLDKDHNGMLSKEELSRYGTATLTSVFLDRVFQECLTYDGEMDYKTYLDFVLALENRKEPAALQYIFKLLDMDNQGYLNVFSLNYFFRAIQEQMKLHGQEPVTFQDVKDEIFDMVKPKDPYKITLQDLVNSCQGDTVSSILIDLNGFWTYENREVLVANDSDGSNTGDLDDS; from the exons ATGACGGCTAAAGAACTACAGCCTCAGTGGGCGGACATCTTGAAAAGGAGGTTAACAAACACCATCAAAG ATGACAGGagcgaggaggagaagaaagcagAAGAGACTGAGCTGTTCACAAAGTACTACACAGAGTGGAAGggaggtggagacagagagcagtCCTACCAGAGCATCCCACGGTTCTATTACAAG cTACCAGCGGAAGATGAAGTGTTACTTCAGAAACTGAGAGAGGAATCCAGAGCCGTCTTCCTccagaggaagagcagagaacTGCTGGATAATGAGGAACtacag AATCTGTGGTTTCTGCTCGACAAGCACCAGGTGCCTCCAGTGAGTGGAGAGGAGGCCATGATCAGCTATGAGGCCTACCTGCAGGTGGGGGAGAAGGCCGGGCCCAAGTGCAA aaAATTCTTCACAGCTAGGGTGTACTCCAAGCTGCTCCATAGTGACCCGTACGGCAGGATCTCCATCATGCAGTTCTTTAACTACGTCATGAGGAAAG TATGGCTGCATCAGACCCGGATAGGTCTGAGTCTGTATGACGTAGCAGGACAAGGCCACCTCAGAGAGTCG GATCTGGAGAACTACATCCTGGAGCTGATCCCCACTCTGCCTCAGCTGGACGGACTGGAGAAGTCCTTCTACTCTTTCTACGTCTGCACCGCTGTTCGcaagttcttcttcttcctcgaCCCGCTCCGAACAG gaAAGATTAAAATCCAGGATATATTAGCCTGCAGTTTTCTGGACGACTTATTGGag CTGAGAGACGAGGAGCtttctaaagagagtcaggagTCAAACTGGTTCTCAGCCCCCTCAGCTCTCCGAGTCTACG GCCAGTACCTCAACCTGGATAAAGACCACAACGGCATGTTGAGCAAAGAGGAGCTTTCCCGCTACGGCACAGCGACGCTCACCTCAGTCTTCCTGGACAGAGTGTTTCAGGAGTGTCTCACCTACGACGGAGAAATG GACTACAAGACCTATCTAGACTTTGTATTGGCGTTGGAGAACAGGAAAGAGCCTGCAGCGTTGCAGtatatttttaaacttctgGACATGGACAATCAGGGATACCTCAACGTCTTCTCCCTCAACTATTTCTTCAGG GCCATTCAGGAGCAGATGAAACTCCACGGTCAGGAGCCTGTCACCTTCCAGGATGTCAAG GATGAGATATTTGACATGGTGAAGCCTAAAGACCCCTACAAGATCACTCTCCAGGACTTGGTGAACAGTTGCCAGGGCGATACCGTCAGCAGCATCCTGATTGACCTCAACGGATTCTGGACCTACGAGAACAGAGAAGTGCTGGTTGCCAACGACAGCGACGGCAGCAACACAGGTGACCTCGACGACAGCTGA